The Streptomyces sp. Je 1-332 genome has a window encoding:
- a CDS encoding VOC family protein produces MTPRFDLVGIVVADMAVTLAFYRRLGLEFPAGSEDQPHVEAALPGGLRIAFDTEETIRSFVENWEPPSGSGRIGLAFHCETPAGVDAAYEELVGAGYHGELKPWEAFWGQRYASVLDPDGNGVDLFAPLHTPAAD; encoded by the coding sequence ATCACCCCCCGCTTCGACCTCGTCGGCATCGTCGTCGCCGACATGGCCGTCACCCTCGCCTTCTACCGCCGCCTCGGCCTGGAGTTCCCCGCGGGTTCCGAGGACCAGCCGCACGTCGAGGCCGCGCTCCCCGGCGGCCTGCGCATCGCGTTCGACACCGAGGAGACCATCCGCTCCTTCGTCGAGAACTGGGAGCCGCCGAGCGGTTCGGGCCGCATAGGACTCGCGTTCCACTGCGAGACCCCGGCGGGCGTCGACGCGGCGTACGAGGAGCTGGTCGGAGCCGGCTATCACGGTGAGCTCAAGCCTTGGGAAGCCTTCTGGGGCCAGCGGTACGCTTCGGTCCTCGACCCGGACGGCAACGGCGTCGACCTGTTCGCGCCGCTGCATACCCCTGCCGCGGACTGA
- a CDS encoding NUDIX hydrolase, whose product MDLPSDNRLAAAVVAHRGRVLLVRRSETERFLPRVWGVPCGKLEPGESPLDGVLRELKEETGLLGEVLAKVGESSFVSQYRGHEVKNWQDNFLVRPLSLEVSLPHPDQDHRWLAPADLGTVEIDDYNRDIVRQAYASSVFGG is encoded by the coding sequence ATGGACTTGCCGAGCGACAACCGACTGGCGGCTGCCGTCGTGGCGCATCGCGGGCGTGTGCTGCTCGTGCGGCGCAGTGAGACCGAGCGGTTCCTGCCCCGGGTGTGGGGCGTCCCCTGCGGCAAGCTGGAGCCCGGCGAGAGTCCCCTGGACGGCGTGCTGCGGGAGCTGAAGGAGGAGACCGGTCTCCTCGGTGAGGTGCTCGCAAAGGTCGGCGAGTCATCCTTCGTCAGTCAGTACCGCGGGCACGAGGTCAAGAACTGGCAGGACAACTTCCTGGTGCGGCCGCTGAGCCTCGAGGTGTCGCTGCCCCATCCCGACCAGGACCACCGCTGGCTCGCCCCGGCCGACCTCGGCACGGTCGAGATCGACGACTACAACCGGGACATCGTGCGGCAGGCGTACGCCTCGTCCGTGTTCGGCGGGTAG
- a CDS encoding glycoside hydrolase family 2 TIM barrel-domain containing protein: MELPYLEDVSPGTGSLPPRAWYARSDAISLSLNGSWRFRLSPAADTTDDSFASGGFDTEGWDTVAVPGHWVLQGHGAPIYTNMLYPFPVDPPRVPTENPTGDHLRTFDLPDAWPATGGGTLRFDGVESCARVWLNGTELGEFKGSRLPHEFAVGHLLKPSGNVLAVRVHQWSSGSYLEDQDQWWLPGIFRDVTLLHRPEGCALDFFTHASYDHRAGTGTLCVASDVEGRVSVPELGIDVPTGEFVTVAVEPWTAETPRLYDGVLATAGERVPLRIGFRTVAVEDGVIKVNGRRILFRGVNRHEFHPETGRALDLDTMRTDVLLMKKHNINAVRTSHYPPHPAFLDLCDELGLWVIDECDLETHGFTAQGWRGNPVDDDRWTPALLDRAARMVERDKNHASVIIWSLGNECGTGRGLTAMADWIRARDTGRLIHYEGDRSCADTDMYSRMYADHAEVERIGHRADTDGPESRRQLPFILCEYGHAMGNGPGGLSEYQELFDAHERNQGGFIWEWIDHGLRHPEFGCAYGGDFGEELHDGNFVCDGLVFPDRLPSPGLDVYKRVIQPVGFAYDAAAGTARITNLHDFADLSHLSFEWSYISDTDAVYEAGELAVPPDLGPGESVDLKLPDAPPASRRAETLLHLTAMVGVKTNWAKLDHVVARAEFPVTQRPAVAAATGERPVHGGHFITLGPGTFDARTGELLTLNGITLSSGPRLDIWRAPTDNDNGASWQGGQRHGLVWRELGLHRMQHRRDAVELTDHGLTVRTRVAPAARDIGLRTVYRWTSDGDRLTLTVSVTPEGEWTAPLPRLGIRLGLPAAYGYAHWFGGIGEAYPDTAAASMISRHFSPVERMQTPYVRPQENGARADVRWAELRAGFTGEGVRMVGEPAFWFTARRWSTEQLDAATHRTDLTPGDTVWVHLDHGQHGIGSQSCGPGVLPRYELHAAPAEFAVTFSYRGAAPEEEPSVPAPHGGTSL; this comes from the coding sequence ATGGAGCTCCCCTACCTTGAGGACGTATCCCCCGGCACCGGCAGCCTCCCGCCCCGCGCGTGGTACGCGAGGTCGGATGCCATCTCCCTTTCGCTGAACGGCAGTTGGCGCTTCAGGCTCTCCCCTGCCGCCGACACCACCGACGACTCCTTCGCCTCGGGCGGCTTCGACACCGAGGGCTGGGACACCGTGGCGGTGCCGGGTCACTGGGTACTGCAGGGCCACGGCGCGCCCATTTACACCAACATGCTCTATCCCTTCCCGGTCGACCCGCCCCGCGTGCCCACCGAGAACCCCACCGGCGACCACCTGCGCACCTTCGACCTGCCGGACGCCTGGCCCGCTACCGGCGGCGGCACGCTCCGCTTCGACGGCGTCGAGTCCTGCGCGCGCGTCTGGCTGAACGGCACCGAGCTCGGCGAGTTCAAAGGCTCCCGGCTGCCCCACGAGTTCGCGGTGGGCCACCTTCTGAAACCGTCCGGCAACGTCCTGGCGGTCCGCGTCCACCAGTGGTCGTCCGGCTCCTATCTGGAGGACCAGGACCAGTGGTGGCTGCCGGGCATCTTCCGGGACGTGACCCTGCTGCACCGCCCCGAGGGCTGCGCGCTCGACTTCTTCACGCACGCGTCGTACGACCATCGCGCGGGGACGGGGACCCTGTGCGTCGCATCGGACGTCGAGGGGCGGGTCAGCGTGCCCGAGCTGGGGATCGACGTCCCCACGGGCGAGTTTGTGACGGTGGCCGTCGAGCCCTGGACCGCCGAGACACCACGCCTCTACGACGGGGTCCTCGCCACGGCGGGCGAGCGCGTCCCGCTCCGGATCGGCTTCCGCACCGTCGCCGTCGAGGACGGCGTCATCAAGGTCAACGGCCGGCGGATCCTGTTCCGTGGCGTGAACCGGCATGAGTTCCACCCGGAGACGGGCCGCGCCCTCGACCTCGACACCATGCGCACCGACGTGCTCCTGATGAAGAAGCACAACATCAACGCGGTCCGCACCAGCCACTATCCGCCGCACCCCGCATTCCTCGACCTCTGCGACGAGCTCGGTCTGTGGGTCATCGACGAGTGCGATCTGGAGACCCACGGCTTCACCGCGCAGGGCTGGCGCGGCAACCCCGTCGACGACGACCGCTGGACGCCCGCCCTCCTCGACCGCGCGGCCCGCATGGTCGAGCGCGACAAGAACCACGCGTCGGTGATCATCTGGTCCCTCGGCAACGAATGCGGCACGGGCCGCGGCCTGACCGCCATGGCCGACTGGATCCGCGCACGGGACACCGGACGCCTCATCCACTACGAGGGCGACCGCTCCTGCGCGGACACGGACATGTACTCGCGCATGTACGCCGACCATGCCGAGGTCGAGCGCATCGGCCACCGGGCGGACACGGACGGTCCGGAGTCCCGGCGTCAACTCCCCTTCATCCTCTGCGAGTACGGCCACGCGATGGGCAACGGCCCCGGCGGCCTGAGCGAGTACCAGGAGCTGTTCGACGCGCATGAGCGCAATCAGGGCGGCTTCATCTGGGAGTGGATCGACCACGGCCTCAGGCACCCGGAGTTCGGCTGTGCCTACGGCGGCGACTTCGGCGAGGAGCTGCACGACGGGAACTTCGTCTGCGACGGCCTGGTCTTCCCCGACCGGCTGCCGTCGCCGGGGCTCGACGTGTACAAGCGGGTCATCCAGCCCGTGGGTTTCGCGTACGACGCGGCAGCGGGGACGGCCCGGATCACCAACCTCCACGACTTCGCGGACCTGTCCCACCTGTCGTTCGAGTGGTCGTACATCAGCGACACCGACGCGGTGTACGAGGCCGGAGAGTTGGCCGTGCCGCCGGACCTGGGCCCCGGTGAATCCGTCGACCTGAAGCTGCCCGACGCGCCGCCCGCGAGCCGCCGGGCCGAGACCCTCCTGCACCTCACGGCGATGGTCGGCGTCAAGACGAACTGGGCGAAGCTGGATCACGTCGTCGCGCGGGCCGAGTTCCCCGTCACGCAACGGCCCGCCGTCGCCGCCGCCACCGGTGAACGCCCGGTGCACGGCGGTCACTTCATCACGCTCGGCCCCGGCACCTTCGACGCCCGTACCGGCGAGCTGCTCACTCTGAACGGCATCACCTTGTCCAGCGGCCCCCGCCTGGACATCTGGCGCGCCCCCACCGACAACGACAACGGTGCGTCCTGGCAGGGCGGGCAGCGTCACGGCCTCGTCTGGCGGGAGCTCGGCCTGCATCGGATGCAACACCGGCGCGACGCGGTGGAGTTGACGGACCACGGCCTCACCGTCCGCACCCGCGTGGCACCCGCCGCGCGTGACATCGGCCTGCGCACGGTCTACCGATGGACCTCCGACGGCGACCGGCTGACGCTCACGGTCTCGGTCACGCCCGAAGGCGAGTGGACGGCGCCGCTGCCCCGGCTCGGCATCCGGCTCGGGCTGCCTGCCGCGTACGGGTACGCGCACTGGTTCGGCGGTATCGGCGAGGCCTACCCGGACACGGCGGCAGCATCCATGATCAGTCGGCACTTCTCGCCGGTCGAGCGGATGCAGACGCCCTACGTCCGTCCCCAGGAGAACGGCGCCCGTGCGGACGTCCGTTGGGCCGAGCTGCGTGCGGGCTTCACCGGCGAGGGCGTACGGATGGTCGGCGAGCCCGCCTTCTGGTTCACGGCGCGCCGCTGGAGCACCGAGCAGCTCGACGCGGCCACGCACCGTACGGATCTCACCCCCGGCGACACGGTGTGGGTCCACCTCGACCACGGGCAGCACGGCATCGGCTCGCAGTCGTGCGGTCCCGGGGTTCTGCCGCGTTACGAACTCCATGCCGCACCCGCCGAGTTCGCGGTCACCTTCTCGTATCGGGGCGCCGCGCCCGAGGAGGAGCCGTCGGTGCCGGCTCCACACGGGGGAACCTCGCTCTGA
- a CDS encoding pyridoxamine 5'-phosphate oxidase family protein has translation MSGTLPQTDRTRHSRLREQGSQDRADLEAILDAGFVCHLGVVVDGHPMVVPTVYGRDDSRLYLHGSVASRSLAADPDATVCVTVTHVDGLILARSVFEHGVNYRSAMIYGVPRKVTDPDEKLAGLRLLTEHAAPGQWDYARRPSRKELAATTLLALSLAEASVKTSVGPPDDGEGPDAELGLWAGNLPLTSSWGTPTADPLLPPGIAVPRHIAERGGRRHG, from the coding sequence CTGTCCGGCACGCTCCCGCAGACCGACCGCACACGCCACAGTCGGCTGCGCGAGCAGGGCAGCCAGGACCGCGCCGACCTCGAAGCGATCCTCGACGCGGGGTTCGTCTGCCACCTGGGCGTCGTCGTCGACGGGCACCCCATGGTGGTGCCGACCGTCTACGGCCGCGACGACAGCAGGCTGTATCTCCACGGCTCGGTCGCGAGCCGCAGCCTGGCCGCCGATCCCGACGCCACGGTCTGCGTCACCGTCACGCACGTGGACGGTCTGATCCTGGCCCGCTCGGTCTTCGAGCACGGCGTCAACTACCGCAGCGCGATGATCTACGGCGTCCCGCGCAAGGTCACCGACCCGGACGAGAAGCTGGCGGGCCTGCGCCTGCTCACCGAGCACGCGGCCCCCGGCCAGTGGGACTACGCCCGACGCCCGAGCCGCAAGGAACTCGCCGCCACGACCCTCCTCGCCCTCTCCCTGGCGGAGGCCTCGGTCAAAACGAGCGTGGGCCCTCCGGACGACGGCGAAGGCCCGGACGCGGAACTGGGACTCTGGGCCGGAAACCTCCCCCTGACGTCCAGTTGGGGCACCCCGACCGCCGACCCGCTGCTGCCGCCGGGCATCGCGGTCCCGCGGCACATCGCGGAGCGGGGCGGGAGGCGGCACGGCTGA